One window of Leptotrichia sp. oral taxon 498 genomic DNA carries:
- a CDS encoding tetratricopeptide repeat protein — MKKLLLIGAILVTGALSFADSKADYEKARTLAGQKKTAEAVKILETLSKTGDAEYKQRANLELGSYYLQQNQISKAKPYLVTAFDDGKVVNGYSAEAARLLYLVGIAEKDKKSAEKYILWTDEKTEGKDADITSSLIIFYFDNNEQSKGTARYNKAMKSTDKAFVSEVNYNVGQYYMTKNNNAQAKTYLQKAYTDAPQKVNGAGILLAEIAMSEKNTAQAEKYLTEMNTAAGGKNTQILGMLGTFYLQKGDATKAEQFLSKAVAAEPKNVEAKVLLLGIYEMQKNTAKVNSTYSQLKSGTPKVTNAQIGTYFAQAGAGDLAVKYLQKSISEDKNNEAKVVLGQVYAAAGKKAEAVKVLEEAVKAKVKGAADVLKQVQSMK; from the coding sequence ATGAAAAAATTATTACTAATAGGAGCAATCTTAGTAACAGGAGCTTTATCATTTGCTGACTCAAAAGCTGACTATGAAAAAGCAAGAACCTTAGCAGGACAAAAGAAAACAGCAGAAGCAGTTAAAATTTTGGAAACACTTTCAAAAACAGGAGATGCAGAATATAAACAAAGAGCGAATTTAGAATTAGGTTCTTATTATTTGCAACAAAATCAAATATCTAAAGCAAAACCTTATTTGGTAACAGCTTTTGACGATGGAAAAGTTGTAAATGGCTACAGCGCTGAAGCGGCAAGATTGTTATATTTAGTGGGAATTGCTGAAAAAGACAAAAAGTCAGCTGAAAAATATATTCTTTGGACAGATGAAAAAACAGAAGGGAAAGATGCTGATATAACTTCAAGTTTAATCATCTTTTACTTCGATAATAACGAGCAATCAAAAGGAACTGCGAGATACAATAAAGCTATGAAGTCGACTGACAAAGCTTTCGTATCAGAAGTAAACTACAATGTGGGACAATATTATATGACAAAAAATAACAATGCTCAAGCCAAAACGTATTTACAAAAAGCATACACAGATGCGCCACAAAAAGTAAATGGAGCTGGAATCTTATTAGCTGAAATAGCTATGTCTGAAAAAAATACCGCTCAAGCTGAAAAATATTTAACTGAAATGAATACAGCAGCAGGTGGAAAAAATACTCAAATCTTAGGAATGCTTGGTACTTTCTACTTACAAAAAGGAGATGCGACAAAAGCTGAACAATTTTTATCAAAAGCAGTTGCTGCAGAGCCTAAAAATGTAGAAGCAAAAGTTTTGCTTTTAGGAATTTATGAAATGCAAAAGAATACAGCAAAAGTAAATTCAACATATAGTCAGTTAAAATCAGGAACTCCAAAAGTTACTAACGCTCAAATCGGTACTTATTTTGCGCAAGCTGGAGCTGGAGATTTAGCTGTTAAATATTTACAAAAATCAATTTCAGAAGATAAAAATAATGAAGCAAAAGTTGTATTGGGACAAGTTTATGCAGCGGCAGGTAAAAAAGCGGAAGCTGTAAAAGTTTTAGAGGAAGCTGTAAAAGCTAAGGTAAAAGGTGCAGCAGATGTTTTAAAACAAGTTCAATCAATGAAATAG